A single window of Sphingomonas sp. OV641 DNA harbors:
- a CDS encoding TonB-dependent receptor encodes MNILHTRSRACLLGSAGLLALVVSAPAFSQTPTPAADQAAQVDGEATSIVVTGVKATRSATAITTTEIQKILPGVAPFKAIQTLPGVMYVTADPWGNNEQNASLFIHGFSAQQLGHTLDGVPLGDQSYGNFNGLSPQRAIISENVGSVVVATGTAELGIASTSNLGGGIENFSSDPRQQMGAQLNHTFGSYGTARTFVRLDSGEFGDGNSGYVSVLRQRARAWDFRGKQKGWAANAKFVHDDSNGKLTAYFSYSDKQEPNEDATTVFKNPTNAAQAYQPYTRPFFYPDFAGAVAYLNASGNVPAAEAQNYRNYYSAAIRTDYLGYIKYQAHLSDQVDWSNQVYYHNNDGAGIVAGPITVAGLPNLFSLYFPGQNLKTATGNSGYAIRTTEYRIDRGGILSSIDATLGNHQIQLGAWYEYNSSAAYRNWYALNVTRPQDYNPYSLPPHDPLFTQYASEMRTNVLQLHVQDSWQVTPSLLVQGGFKSSLQFASGTFPVQPIIGSLPGSASALPEGEINTKRWFLPAIGAKWDFTDSEQVYVNVQKNLRHFQPYGGGGVTPWSSGSQAAFDNLKFNGRPETSWVYEIGLRSRRTIDSSFLTGIEAQVNYYHVDFSDRLLGITPPGAIGGIGGSGISGGTPAVFNVGGVKTDGIDAALTLRFGQVFSLYNAVSYNRSIYDSDYSTITGAATGTRIGGIATVGGVVPTGGKLIPVSPKWMNKTVATLTLGDFDAQMIGDYVGRRFTTFTNDASVKSVFQASARIAYRLPASMVGLQKAEISLNVTNLFDTTGASTVQASANTNNYNVYPIPPRQWFATLSVNY; translated from the coding sequence ATGAATATTTTGCACACGCGTTCGCGCGCCTGCCTGCTAGGCAGTGCCGGCCTGCTCGCTCTGGTAGTAAGCGCGCCCGCTTTTTCGCAGACGCCCACGCCCGCAGCAGACCAAGCGGCGCAGGTCGATGGCGAGGCAACGTCCATCGTCGTGACCGGTGTTAAGGCTACACGCTCTGCGACCGCCATTACCACAACCGAAATCCAGAAGATCCTGCCGGGCGTTGCGCCGTTCAAGGCGATCCAGACCCTGCCGGGTGTCATGTATGTGACTGCCGATCCGTGGGGCAACAACGAGCAGAACGCCTCGCTCTTCATCCATGGCTTCAGCGCTCAGCAGTTGGGCCATACCCTGGACGGCGTGCCGCTGGGCGATCAGAGCTACGGCAATTTCAACGGCCTCTCTCCGCAGCGCGCTATCATCTCCGAAAATGTCGGCAGCGTCGTTGTCGCCACCGGCACCGCGGAACTGGGCATCGCGTCGACCAGCAACCTGGGCGGCGGGATCGAGAATTTCTCCAGCGATCCGCGCCAGCAGATGGGCGCACAGTTGAACCACACTTTCGGCAGCTACGGGACGGCCCGCACATTCGTTCGCCTCGACAGCGGCGAGTTTGGCGACGGCAATAGCGGCTATGTCTCGGTCCTGCGCCAGCGTGCGCGCGCCTGGGATTTCCGCGGCAAGCAGAAGGGCTGGGCCGCCAACGCCAAATTCGTCCATGACGACAGCAATGGCAAGCTGACCGCCTATTTCAGCTATTCCGACAAGCAGGAACCCAATGAGGACGCGACCACCGTCTTCAAGAACCCTACCAATGCGGCGCAGGCCTATCAGCCCTATACCCGCCCCTTCTTCTACCCCGATTTCGCCGGCGCGGTCGCTTATCTGAACGCCAGCGGCAATGTGCCGGCCGCCGAGGCGCAGAATTATCGCAACTATTACAGCGCCGCGATCCGGACCGATTATCTGGGCTACATCAAATATCAGGCCCATCTGTCCGACCAAGTCGACTGGTCGAACCAGGTATATTATCATAATAATGACGGCGCGGGCATCGTCGCCGGACCGATCACGGTCGCGGGCCTGCCCAACCTGTTCTCGCTCTATTTCCCCGGCCAGAATCTGAAGACGGCCACCGGCAATTCGGGCTATGCGATCCGTACCACCGAATATCGCATCGATCGCGGCGGCATCCTGTCCTCGATCGACGCGACGTTGGGCAACCATCAGATTCAGCTTGGTGCGTGGTACGAATATAACAGCTCGGCCGCCTATCGGAACTGGTATGCGCTCAATGTGACCCGGCCGCAGGACTACAACCCCTATTCGCTGCCGCCGCATGATCCGCTGTTCACCCAATATGCCAGCGAGATGCGCACCAATGTTCTGCAACTTCATGTGCAGGACAGCTGGCAGGTCACGCCCAGCCTGCTGGTCCAGGGCGGTTTCAAGTCCAGCCTGCAATTTGCCAGCGGCACCTTCCCGGTCCAGCCGATCATCGGATCGCTGCCTGGTTCGGCAAGCGCCCTGCCCGAAGGCGAGATCAACACCAAGCGCTGGTTCCTGCCCGCGATCGGCGCGAAGTGGGACTTCACCGACAGCGAGCAGGTCTATGTCAACGTGCAGAAGAACCTGCGCCACTTCCAGCCTTATGGCGGCGGCGGCGTCACGCCGTGGAGCAGCGGCAGCCAGGCGGCATTCGACAATCTGAAGTTCAATGGCCGCCCCGAAACCTCCTGGGTCTATGAAATCGGCCTACGCAGCCGCCGGACCATCGACAGTTCGTTCCTGACCGGGATCGAAGCGCAGGTGAACTATTATCATGTCGATTTCAGCGATCGCCTGCTTGGCATCACGCCTCCCGGCGCGATCGGCGGCATCGGCGGCAGTGGCATCAGCGGCGGCACACCCGCCGTGTTCAACGTCGGCGGCGTGAAGACGGACGGTATCGACGCGGCGCTGACGCTGCGCTTCGGGCAGGTCTTCTCGCTCTACAACGCCGTGTCCTACAACCGCTCCATCTACGACAGCGACTATAGCACTATCACTGGCGCCGCGACCGGCACGCGGATCGGCGGCATCGCGACCGTGGGCGGCGTCGTGCCCACCGGCGGCAAGCTGATCCCGGTCAGCCCGAAGTGGATGAACAAGACGGTCGCGACGCTGACGCTCGGCGATTTCGATGCCCAGATGATCGGCGACTATGTCGGCCGCCGTTTCACCACCTTTACCAACGATGCATCGGTCAAGTCGGTGTTCCAGGCCAGCGCCCGGATCGCTTATCGCCTGCCCGCCAGCATGGTCGGCCTGCAAAAGGCAGAGATCAGCCTGAACGTCACCAACCTGTTCGACACGACGGGTGCATCGACGGTGCAGGCGAGTGCGAACACCAACAATTACAATGTCTACCCAATCCCGCCGCGCCAGTGGTTCGCCACATTGTCGGTGAACTACTGA